The following is a genomic window from Nitrospira sp..
TTTCGATTCTTTGATGGCGTCACGGGCTTCCTTTCCGCAGAGGAACTTCACTTTGTGCTGCAGCACTTCATCGAGCGCGATGCTGGTTTCTTTCGTGAATTTGGAGGCGCCTGCCGTCCGCGCGCCCTGGACCAGGTGTTTGGCCCGCTGCGCGGCGACGATGACCAACCGGTGTCGTGAATCGAATTCGCCGGGGGCGTATTCCGGTAACAGGGATAACATGTCAACCATGGTGCGTCTGCTCCTTTGATAGGGGGGCGGAGGAGGAATTTCCCCGCGCTCCCTCTTTGTCGAGAATGAATTTTTCTTCCAGCCAGGTCATGTTGAGTCGCTTGGTCTTGGTCCGTTCCGCCAGAAAAATGCTTTCGAGTTCTTTGAGGGACTGTTTCAAGTCGTCGTTCCGGACGATGTAATAGTATTCTCGGTAGCTCCAGACCTCTTCCTTGGCCTTCTGCAGTCGG
Proteins encoded in this region:
- a CDS encoding DNA-directed RNA polymerase omega subunit — protein: MVDMLSLLPEYAPGEFDSRHRLVIVAAQRAKHLVQGARTAGASKFTKETSIALDEVLQHKVKFLCGKEARDAIKESKRVKEGETERMAMMTGEDAKEIKKELSIYVDDTVKPAAAPEGEE